AATTTTTACTATTACTAGAGTACTTCCTTGGGAAGCTTTGCACACTACTAATCATGACATaaactcttctttttttgttgttgtttttttgttttctgttttttcgagacagggtttctctgtgtagccctggctgtcctggaactcactctgtagacccggctggcctcgaactcagaaatctgcctgcctctgcctcccaagtgctgggattaaaggcgtgtgccaccacgtatAAACTCGTCTTGACTTGGAAGATGTTACTTGTACTTCTGCTCTTCTGCTTACTTCTTCACTCTTACCTGACACCATTCTCTAGGGGCTTTACATGCAGGTCCAGTAAAATACTATTCGTGTTTTATGGGGTATAGATATGTATTAGGCAGGcagtgctagtgtgtgtgtgtgcgtgtgtgtgtgtgtgtgtgtgttactatatATAGGCTGCTTATCTGATGGCCTGCTCATAACCAATCTCAGCATAATTTAAAGTAATTATCATAATATATGtgcacatggcacacatataATCTGGTCTCCCTGATGACTTGCTAGACCAGCATTCTGCATATCTGCTAGGAACATAGCAATTGTAAAGCATAAGAAAaggtagaggaagagaaagtgCCTCCTAAGATCTGCTCCATGGCTAGACACTTCACAAACTAGTTCAGTATTGCTTCAACCAACCATCAATACTTCACAAGCTCTGAATACTCAACTAGTTATCACATACAATTCAAACCCCCAATTATACCCTTATATTAACGTGATGCTCAATTGTTTTTGCTTAGCCTGTGGTGCTTCTGAATGTGACAATTAGAATGCTGGCTGCCTGGAAAAACCTTCTGCACCATGTAGAAAACAACATGGCTGATCTCGATGGAACTCCTTATGTTATCATATCAAAAGTTAAGTTGATTGACAGACAAATCAAAAAACTCACTAAAAATCTGCAGAACATTAAGACTATACTCAGCCAGGTAAGTGGTCTCTTTTAAATCTTATGGCTTTTGTGTTTTATGATAGATGTAGCATCTATAATGaaaactacagagtgagttccaggacagccagggctaaactctgtctcgaaaaataaaacaaacgaaaaggaaaggaaaggaaaggaaaggaaaggaaaggaaaggaaaggaaaggaaaggaaaaaagaaaacaaacctgggACTGATTCTCTGCCTGCCACAGCGAAATTTAGCCAGGTAATCTCATAAACAATCTAGGGACTAATAGGACTGTGGCAGCTCAAAAGTGTTTCCACTCAGCACCCCACAACACAGAGCTCTCCTGATGCATTAATGATTGCTAGAAATAGCATGGACAGTGCCTTTCCTGTGCAGTCTAAGTATCCCGACGATTTCACCACAGTCATCCATACATTAGAAGAATTTTAACCCACCAGGTGCAATCCTCATCAGTTCTGTAGCTTTGTGTCCATAAATTATGGAAAACGAATATTGTTGAAATAGAGGAAAGCAAAATTGTCaattagccgggtggtggtggtgcagacctttaatcccagcacttgggaggcagaggcaggggcaggcggatttctgagttcgaggccagcctggtctacaaagtgagttccaggacagccagggctacacagagagaccctgtctcaaaaaacaaaaacaaaaccaaaaaccaaaaaaaaaaaaaaaaaaaagagtagtaaaCTACAAATGGCACCTCAGGGATGACATGGAAAACATGGAAGCCTCCTCACAAGAGAACTGATTATAGATTCTTCCATATCCCTTGGTCAAAACCATGTCCATAGTCAAGAAGCAATTCTGTCTCCTCCTAGAATGATATATTTCATCTTGGATCAACTATATTACAAAAATATATGCATAGTtctgtctagttttaagataacTAACAAATTGGTAGTACCCTAGTCTACATACATGAAACACgtgtatttctttaagatttatattcataatattcttcaaaatatcattcaaattgtttaaataatgaagctcaataaatattaataatgtgAATAATAACTGGCTGACTTTTATTTGGTAAATAGGTTAATCCTGaccttaagaaaaatgaagactaccCTGCCTGGTCAGGAGAGCCATATGTACAGCAATCAAAAAGGAGAGTTCAACTTTTTGGTTTGCATAGTTTGTTTTTCTGCTTGAACAATGATGCACAGAAGGTTTCTGATTTCATCAGTATCCTGAGAGACCAAATTGTGCCTAATCAATGAAAAGCTCTCATCCTTCCTATCTATTTCTGGGGCAGTCCATACTGATCCAATCCTTAAAAAGTTCTTTaagttttataatatttatgtgtGATTAAATCTAAAGGGTCacttcttttcaaatttttatgtttaattaaatataattacacCACTTCTCCTTCCCTCTACCCACTGCTTGCTACCCATTGTCCCCTGACTCATTTTActctttataaaatgaatttttattaattataattcCACATGCATAATGTATTAttgctatgtgtatgtataaataaatgaataaatatataaatgtagccCGTCTTTATTGTTGCTTTATATATTGCTTTCTTTATTGTATTCTTTTTAGGGTTGACAACATAATATTGGAGAAccatttttcccatttctttcttcatttcaccCACATACTGATATTCCCTCTCTAGTACTCCTCTCCATCCCACCATAGCCTCTTTGATCTTTCCAGTTTAATGTAGTTGTTCCAGGTAATAAACTCACTTCTGAAATTTGAAGCTAAGTACCATAGATGGGAGATAAGAtacagtgtttgtctttctgagtttgggtTACGTCACTGACACTTTAGAAATGTCAGTGTCTAACAAACTTAATTTTTCAtcatttcttttgttcatttaacaataaaaaattaaacctgTTCAAATTTGTTaccaaaaatagtttttaaaagatgattcAATTTCACTTAGAATCATAATAAGTTAATATAAGTTATTATAATCAAGGTTTTGATCCTACAAAATAAACTGAAATCTCAAGTATTTTTATGAAAGCCAGCCATTGACTATGAACCATTTTCACAGAAAAATAACGAAAATGCAAATATTATAAAGTGTCTATCTTCAAATACCAtaaatagaataaagaaaaagaaaagatctacTGAATGGGCTTAACTAGAATGCAAGATATGGAGCACAGCATTGGAATCTGAAAGATCAATACAAATTATTCCATCTGAAAATTACAATAACATACTAAAAAAATTGCAGCAGACTGAATAGTCAAACAAGAAAATATTCGACATTCACACTACTGTGcttcaaaagggaaaaaattatatatatacatatttatagtgTTGCCTGACCACTCAAAGACGGGAAAGCTGAAAATCTTTTAACTTTAGTAGAAGTTAAAACCTTAAAGATTCAAAACTCTTTGCGACTCTAGTTAGGGTAAATCCAGTGGTGTCCGCACATATGATAAACACAGTCAAATTTCATGAAAAAATTCAATTACTTAAAATAGACATGAGGGGATGTTGCCTTacccacacaaagacaaaaaaaaaagcaaaacaaaaaaacaaatatctGTGTATCTGTTCTAAATCCATGAC
Above is a window of Mus musculus strain C57BL/6J chromosome 13, GRCm38.p6 C57BL/6J DNA encoding:
- the Prl5a1 gene encoding prolactin-5A1 precursor — translated: MRLSKIQPHQSGTLLLLLLSNLLMWENVASVPRCIMEDGGCQKVLNYIFNMTSTISENFNNLSSETLNDFDTEYDPHQKFQNRPTMTCHTSSRSVPNNKRKAERMRPVVLLNVTIRMLAAWKNLLHHVENNMADLDGTPYVIISKVKLIDRQIKKLTKNLQNIKTILSQVNPDLKKNEDYPAWSGEPYVQQSKRRVQLFGLHSLFFCLNNDAQKVSDFISILRDQIVPNQ